In a genomic window of Occallatibacter riparius:
- a CDS encoding MarC family protein, producing the protein MPQRLQEFATFFGLALSALLPLVNPLGSALMFVGLVGDAPPVVYRTLARRIAINTTLFFLAIQVVGTAVLKFFGISLPVVQVAGGLAIASMGWGLLTGNEAPGKQNVKEFDDHAFESLKKKSFYPFTFPLTAGPGSLVVTITLSAHTPAKGFFIDFAAHAGIMAAAVLLSVAVYFCYGYAPRLTARISKQTAEGITRVIAFVLLCIGVQIMWNGVELLLKAVLRS; encoded by the coding sequence ATGCCACAGCGCCTGCAGGAGTTCGCGACATTTTTCGGTCTTGCGCTCAGCGCCCTTCTGCCGTTGGTGAATCCACTCGGCAGCGCGCTGATGTTCGTGGGCCTGGTGGGAGACGCGCCTCCTGTCGTGTATCGCACGCTGGCGCGTCGAATCGCGATCAACACCACTCTGTTCTTCCTCGCCATCCAGGTGGTTGGCACGGCTGTGCTCAAGTTTTTCGGTATCTCATTGCCGGTGGTGCAGGTGGCGGGCGGCCTGGCGATCGCGTCGATGGGCTGGGGACTGCTGACCGGAAACGAGGCGCCGGGAAAGCAGAACGTCAAAGAGTTTGACGACCACGCCTTCGAATCCCTGAAGAAGAAGAGCTTCTACCCCTTCACGTTTCCGCTCACAGCGGGACCTGGAAGCCTGGTGGTGACGATCACGCTGAGCGCGCATACTCCCGCCAAGGGCTTCTTCATCGACTTCGCCGCTCACGCCGGCATCATGGCCGCGGCGGTCCTGTTGAGCGTGGCCGTTTACTTCTGCTACGGATACGCGCCCAGACTCACTGCGCGCATTTCAAAGCAGACTGCCGAGGGCATCACGCGGGTGATTGCATTTGTGCTGCTATGCATCGGCGTGCAGATTATGTGGAACGGTGTCGAGCTCCTGCTCAAAGCCGTACTGCGCTCATGA
- a CDS encoding type II toxin-antitoxin system RelE/ParE family toxin, producing the protein MELRLDFGPGYRVYFGRDGDSLVILLVGGTKRRQDAEIAVAKRLWQEYKERKGRRDGPD; encoded by the coding sequence TTGGAATTGCGCCTCGATTTTGGGCCAGGCTACCGCGTCTACTTCGGCCGCGACGGCGACTCGCTCGTAATTCTCCTCGTGGGCGGCACCAAGAGGCGGCAAGACGCGGAAATCGCAGTGGCAAAACGACTCTGGCAGGAATACAAGGAGCGGAAGGGGAGGCGAGATGGTCCTGACTAA